From a region of the Actinopolymorpha singaporensis genome:
- a CDS encoding M14 family metallopeptidase → MVPLVAALAAVVGPSASGSLAKASDPREDNLPTPASVLGFEPCTDYKLATYEQITDYFGALDKASDRLQMTSIGKTSEGRDQVLGIVSAPDNLTPDNLKKYRGIAERLAHARGLTDAQAKDLAAEGKTVAWIDFGIHSTEVAPTQTAPQFAYDLVRSESAEAKSIRENVITLFNPNVNPDGTTHVSKWYMDHVGGPYQDSSYPELYQKYAGHDDNRDWFMFNLQETRNQGDILWHQWYPQMVYNTHQTAAYPARIFIPPFKDPSNPNIPAEVIRGINLMGDAMTQRLDREGKVGAVSRQQYDQWWNGGLRSVPAFHNQIGLLSETAHASATPKFEDPAKFPKEFPYQGVSTSQPSAFYPSPYKGGWWHLKDSCSYIESTGWAYLNTAATDREGWLYGAYRMGKQAIEAGGNVAYVIPADQTDFATAAKMVDVLRWGDVEVEQASEAFAVGDRTYPAGSYIVREAQPFRPYVVDLLNPQNYPDRRNPDGTPERPYDMAGWTLQYQMGVSVDKVDAKIDVPSRQVTWAGVPTPALPSSTPGYAYALDPRVNDSYTAAMNLLRSGEKVTRTTEPVETDRGTWPAGTFLVPAGRTGEVKVRGQARSLGLTVAGVATEPARTVSVSRPRVGLYHGWGGNSDEGWTRYVLEQFKFPYAQVHDADVRAGSLAKKYDVLVLPDATYSRMLNGLREGTLPPEYTGGMTAAGVANLKKFVEDGGTLVTVNDAAQLPIQAFGDFPVTDVTEGVPSTKYYSPGSVVATAVKPTTPVTWGLPEKLDAYSSTSPAFTVTGDAGSVSTPVTYPQENILRSGWLLGEDLIAGKAAVADVTYGKGRVVLLGTSVQHRAQAHGTYKLLFNSLLLGGER, encoded by the coding sequence GTGGTTCCGCTCGTCGCGGCGTTGGCCGCGGTAGTCGGCCCCTCCGCCTCGGGGTCGCTGGCCAAGGCGAGCGACCCGCGCGAGGACAACCTGCCCACCCCCGCCTCGGTGCTCGGGTTCGAGCCCTGCACCGACTACAAGCTGGCCACCTACGAACAGATCACCGACTACTTCGGTGCGCTCGACAAGGCCAGCGACCGGCTGCAGATGACGAGCATCGGCAAGACCTCCGAGGGCCGTGACCAGGTGCTGGGCATCGTGTCCGCGCCGGACAACCTCACCCCGGACAACCTGAAGAAGTACCGCGGCATCGCCGAACGCCTGGCACACGCCCGCGGGCTCACCGACGCGCAGGCCAAGGACCTCGCAGCGGAGGGCAAGACCGTCGCCTGGATCGACTTCGGCATCCACTCCACCGAGGTCGCGCCGACCCAGACCGCCCCGCAGTTCGCGTACGACCTGGTGCGCAGCGAGAGCGCGGAGGCGAAGTCGATCCGCGAGAACGTCATCACGTTGTTCAACCCGAACGTCAACCCGGACGGGACGACGCACGTCTCCAAGTGGTACATGGACCACGTGGGCGGGCCGTACCAGGACTCGAGCTACCCGGAGCTGTACCAGAAGTACGCCGGCCACGACGACAACCGCGACTGGTTCATGTTCAACCTGCAGGAAACCCGCAACCAGGGCGACATCCTGTGGCACCAGTGGTACCCGCAGATGGTCTACAACACCCACCAGACGGCGGCGTACCCGGCGCGGATCTTCATCCCACCGTTCAAGGACCCGAGCAACCCCAACATCCCGGCCGAGGTGATCCGGGGCATCAACCTCATGGGCGACGCAATGACCCAGCGGCTGGACCGCGAGGGCAAGGTCGGCGCGGTGTCCCGGCAGCAGTACGACCAGTGGTGGAACGGCGGGCTGCGTTCGGTGCCGGCGTTCCACAACCAGATCGGCCTCCTCAGCGAGACCGCGCACGCCTCCGCGACGCCGAAGTTCGAGGACCCGGCGAAGTTTCCGAAGGAGTTCCCGTACCAGGGCGTGTCGACGTCACAGCCCTCGGCGTTCTACCCGAGCCCCTACAAGGGCGGTTGGTGGCACCTGAAGGACAGCTGCTCCTACATCGAGTCGACCGGCTGGGCCTACCTCAACACCGCCGCGACCGACCGTGAGGGCTGGCTGTACGGCGCCTACCGGATGGGCAAGCAGGCCATCGAGGCCGGCGGGAACGTCGCGTACGTCATCCCCGCCGACCAGACCGACTTCGCCACCGCCGCCAAGATGGTGGACGTCCTGCGCTGGGGTGACGTCGAGGTCGAGCAGGCAAGCGAGGCGTTCGCGGTCGGCGACCGCACCTACCCCGCGGGCAGCTACATCGTGCGGGAGGCGCAGCCGTTCCGGCCGTACGTCGTCGACCTGCTCAACCCGCAGAACTACCCCGACCGGCGCAACCCCGACGGCACGCCGGAGCGCCCGTACGACATGGCGGGCTGGACGCTGCAGTACCAGATGGGCGTCAGCGTCGACAAGGTGGACGCGAAGATCGACGTGCCGTCCAGGCAGGTGACGTGGGCGGGCGTGCCCACGCCGGCGCTGCCGAGCAGCACGCCGGGATACGCGTACGCCCTCGACCCTCGGGTCAACGACTCCTACACCGCCGCGATGAACCTGCTGCGCTCCGGTGAGAAGGTGACCCGGACCACCGAACCGGTGGAGACCGACCGGGGCACCTGGCCGGCGGGCACGTTCCTGGTCCCGGCCGGGCGCACGGGTGAGGTGAAGGTGCGTGGGCAGGCTCGTAGCCTCGGGCTGACGGTCGCCGGAGTGGCCACCGAGCCGGCGAGGACTGTTTCGGTCAGCCGGCCCCGAGTCGGGCTCTACCACGGCTGGGGTGGCAACTCCGACGAGGGCTGGACCCGCTACGTGCTGGAGCAGTTCAAGTTCCCGTACGCCCAGGTGCACGACGCCGACGTGCGGGCGGGCTCCCTGGCGAAGAAGTACGACGTTCTGGTGCTGCCGGACGCGACGTACTCCCGGATGCTGAACGGCCTGCGTGAGGGCACCCTCCCGCCCGAGTACACCGGCGGGATGACGGCCGCGGGCGTGGCCAACCTGAAGAAGTTCGTCGAGGACGGCGGGACGCTCGTCACGGTCAACGACGCCGCGCAGCTCCCGATCCAGGCGTTCGGCGACTTCCCGGTCACCGACGTCACCGAGGGAGTGCCGTCCACGAAGTACTACTCGCCGGGCTCGGTGGTGGCGACCGCGGTGAAGCCGACCACGCCGGTGACGTGGGGCCTGCCGGAGAAGCTGGACGCGTACTCCTCGACCAGCCCGGCGTTCACGGTCACCGGTGACGCCGGATCGGTGAGTACGCCGGTGACCTACCCGCAGGAGAACATCCTGCGCAGCGGCTGGCTGCTCGGTGAGGACCTGATCGCCGGCAAGGCCGCGGTGGCCGACGTGACCTACGGCAAGGGACGCGTGGTCCTGCTCGGGACCAGCGTGCAGCACCGGGCGCAGGCGCACGGCACGTACAAGCTGCTGTTCAACTCGCTGCTCCTGGGAGGAGAACGCTGA